CCGTTTGGCAACGCGATCCACGGCACAAAGGCTTCGCTCTGCACCCAGGCTTCGCCCCCGCGCTCCACCGCGACCCGGCCCTCCGGCCAGGCGCAGAGCCTTGTTCCGCCCAGTTGTACCTGCTGCATCATTGTTTGGCCCCCTTACAGATTAAAAGCTGCGGCGGATACGGCAAAGGGGGCGGGGCCTGTCGCCCCGCCCCCTTTGCCGCTATGAAAAGGTGTGTGTCAGCTGTTCTGTAAAAATTCCAGCGCCTGCTTTTGGAGCTCGGCGTAAACTTTGTCCGCGCCGGCGGCCTGCAGCTTGGTCTGGAGCTTTGCGATGTCCGCCGCCGGGTCGTCGGTAAAGCCCAGGCCCAGCAGCTTGTAATCGGTGTTGAAGATCTCGCCCATGGCGGCGATCTCGTTCTTCACATTGGTGTCGTTGAACACGAAGGTCTGGTAGCGGCCGCTGCGGGCGCTGGCCTGCCAGGCCTTGTTCATCTCGGTCAAATTGGGGATGCCGCCCTCCACGACGCGCCAGGTGGCGTCGTTGCGCACGCCCCAGTTGCAGTTGCCGTCGTAGGGGTAATTGGAGCTGTCGGCCAGGGAGACCAGGGCGCCGTCGCCGGAGGCCTGCCAATGCTTGCCCTCGATGCCGTAGCAGAACAGGCCGTTGATCTCGGGGTCGTTGCGCAGATAATCCAGAGCCATGAGCGCGCGCTCGGGGTGCTTGGATTTGGAGAAGATGCTCATGCCGTTGGCCAAAAAGGAGTTGAGCACGGGGGGAACATCCTCCTGCGCGTCGAACACCCGCACGTCCCATTCGGGGTGCTCGGCGGTGATCTGGGCGTAAACGCTTTTTGCAGTGTTCACGTTCATCAGCGCCAGCGCAGATTTGCCGGCCTGGAAGCTCTCGGTGTTGTTCTGGGTATTGACCACCGCGTTTTTGCTCCAGAAGCCGCGGTCGCGCCAATCCTTCAGGCGGGTGACCACGTTCAGGAATTCGGGCTGGTCCGCGTTGCCCTTGACCGGGGCAGCGTCGTCGAGCTCGCTCACGCTGGACATGGCCTGCCAGGGGCCGATGCCCACCACCTTTTCAGGGCTCTCCCAGTTGGCCTTGTTCCACATGCGGTCGAAGATGAACAGCTTGTCGTAGTCGGAGCCCACATCCAGGGGGATCAGGGTCGGCTCGTTCTTTGCGATGGCGTCCATATACGCCTCGGCCTCGTCCAGGGAGGCCACGGACTGGACACCGTATTTGTCCATCAGGTCGCCCCGTGCCATATAGACATAGGCGGTGATCTCCTTGTAGTTCATGGGCAGCATGTAGACCTTGCCGTCCACCTTGGCCTGCTCCCAGGCCTCGGGGTAGATGGTCTGCGCGGTCATGGGCGCATAGGTGTCGAGCGCCTGCTGGGTGATCTCCCAGAAGCCCTGCTTGGTGGCCTGGGCGTTGTAGAAACACCAGTCGGCGGTGTAGATGATGTCCCAATCCTCGCCGGAGGCGAAGATCAGGGGGTACTTCTGCTCGTATTCGCCCCAGCTCATGAACTTCAGGTCGATGGTGGCGTTGATCTCGGCCTTGAGCTTTTCATTGATTTTGGCAAAGACCTCGTCGTTGTCCACCGGGCGGTCGCCGATCAGGTACATGGTCAGGGTCACCGGCTCCGAGGTGTCGGGTTTTTCCGGCCCCGCCGCGGTGGAGCCGGCGGAGGCCGGCACGCTGGCAGGGGCGCTGGAGGCGGGCTGGCCGCAGGCGCCCAGGGCGCCCAGCAGCAGAGCCAGGACCAGCAGCAGGGATAGCTTTTTGAAGTGTTTACGCATTGTTTTTCCTCCTTCGTATGTATATCAAACGGATCCGCAATGGATCTTGCCGCGTGGGTCAGCCCTTTACCGCGCCGATGGTAACGCCCTTTACAAAATACTTTTGCAGGAAGGGGTACAGCAGCACGATGGGCCCGGTGGCCACCACCGTCATGGCCAGTTTCATGGGCTCGGTGGGAACGTCGCTGGCGGGAATGCCGCTTCGGGCCGCCGCCGCGTTGATGGCCTGCGCCTTGGTGAGGATGTTGTTCAGGAAGTATTGCAGGGGGTAGAGATCGCGGCGGCCTTCGTCCAGAAACAGCATGGCGTTGTACCAGTCGTTCCAATAGTTCAGGGCGATGAACAGCCCCACCGTGGCGAGCCCGGCCTTGCACAGGGGCAGCGCGATGCGCAGATAGACGGTAAAGTCGCCCGCGCCGTCCAGCCTGGCCGACTCATACAGCGCCTCGGGGATGCTCATCATGTAGCTTTTCAGGATGAGCAGGTAGGTGACGTTGATGAGGATGGGCAGGATCATGGAGATGATGTTGTTGTGAAAATGCAGGTACTTTGTGTTGAAGATGTACCAGGGCACCAGGCCGCCCCCGAAGATCGAGGTGAAATAAAAGAAGAAGGAAACCTGGTAGCGGTAGCGGAAGGTATGGCTTGCCAGCACATAGGCGGCCATGCTGGTGAACAGAAGCCCGAAAAAGGTGCCCATAAACGTGACCAGGATCGTGACCCCGTACGCGCGCAGCAGCTCTTCCGGAATGCGGAACAGCATTTTATACGCGTCCAGCGAGACGTTTTTGGGCAGCAGGCTGTAGCCGTTCAGCTGGATGGACTGCTGGTCTGAAAAGGAGCCGCTGAGCACCAGCAGAAAGGGCAGCAGGCAGGCCGCGGAGAGCAGGGTCAGAACCAGGTAGGAAATAAGGTTGAACACCACCCGGTCGCGGCCAATGCGCCTGCGGGAGCGCTGTTTTGCAATGATCATAAAGCCCGCCCCCTTTCCCGGCGTTTGTTTTGGTCAGAACAGCGCATAGTCAGGTTCCACCTTTTTCACGATCTTATTTGCAAGGACCACCAGCACAAAGGAGATGGAGGACTGGTACAGCCCCGCGGCGCTGGTCATGCCGAATTCCTGCAGGGTGAGCAGCGAGCGGGTCACGTAGGTGTCGATCACGTCGGTCACTTCCAGCACCATGGGGTTGTTGCCCGTGACCTGCCAGAACATTTGGAAATCGCCCTTCATGATGGTCCCGATGGCCAGCAGGAACAGGATCACGATGGTGGGGCGGATGCAGGGCAGCGTGATGTGCCAGATCTTCTGCCACATGGTGGCGCCGTCCAGATCGGCGGCCTCGAACAGCTGTTCGTCGATGTTCACGATGCTGGCCAGGTACATCACCGTGCCGTACCCCACGTTTTTGAAGGCGCTTGCCGCCACCAGGATAAACGGCCAGGCCCCCTTGTTGGAGTAGACGTCCGCAGGCATCATGCCGAGGCTTTTCAGCAGGGAATTCACGGCGCCGAATTCATAATTAAACAGGTTGTAAACAAACGCGCCCACAACCACCCAGGAGATGAAGTAGGGCAAAAACATGACCGATTGGCTGAAACGCTTGAATTTTTTGCCCGCCAGCTCGCTGAGCAGCACCGCGCAGACGATCTGCAAAAACGTGTTCACGCACAAAAACGCGATGTTGTAGAGGATGGTGTTACGGGTGGTGGTCCACGCCTTGCCCGACTGGAAAAAGTATTGAAAGTTTTTGAACCCGACCCAGGGGCTGCCAAAAACACCGTCGTGGTAGTTGTACTCTTTGAATGCGAGCACAATGCCGCTCATGGGGATATAGCACATCAGGATCACCACGATGGCCGCGGGCAGCAGCATGAGCCACTTGACCCGGTTCTGGCGCAGATCCCGCAAAAGCGGATGCCCTTTTTCCTTCATCTGTGTTGCCCCTTTCCGGACGCCGGTCTGTCTGTTTCTGGTTTCCATCCTAACAGAGTTGCCGGGTAAAAACAACGGGACTGGATTTTGAAAGGGGGTTAAAATTATGCTGTTTTGGGAATTTTTAGTTTTTTGCACCAATTGAGATTGAAGTGTTTGCTGTTTTTGTATATGATTGATACAGACAGGAGC
This window of the Oscillospiraceae bacterium genome carries:
- a CDS encoding ABC transporter substrate-binding protein — protein: MRKHFKKLSLLLVLALLLGALGACGQPASSAPASVPASAGSTAAGPEKPDTSEPVTLTMYLIGDRPVDNDEVFAKINEKLKAEINATIDLKFMSWGEYEQKYPLIFASGEDWDIIYTADWCFYNAQATKQGFWEITQQALDTYAPMTAQTIYPEAWEQAKVDGKVYMLPMNYKEITAYVYMARGDLMDKYGVQSVASLDEAEAYMDAIAKNEPTLIPLDVGSDYDKLFIFDRMWNKANWESPEKVVGIGPWQAMSSVSELDDAAPVKGNADQPEFLNVVTRLKDWRDRGFWSKNAVVNTQNNTESFQAGKSALALMNVNTAKSVYAQITAEHPEWDVRVFDAQEDVPPVLNSFLANGMSIFSKSKHPERALMALDYLRNDPEINGLFCYGIEGKHWQASGDGALVSLADSSNYPYDGNCNWGVRNDATWRVVEGGIPNLTEMNKAWQASARSGRYQTFVFNDTNVKNEIAAMGEIFNTDYKLLGLGFTDDPAADIAKLQTKLQAAGADKVYAELQKQALEFLQNS
- a CDS encoding sugar ABC transporter permease, which codes for MIIAKQRSRRRIGRDRVVFNLISYLVLTLLSAACLLPFLLVLSGSFSDQQSIQLNGYSLLPKNVSLDAYKMLFRIPEELLRAYGVTILVTFMGTFFGLLFTSMAAYVLASHTFRYRYQVSFFFYFTSIFGGGLVPWYIFNTKYLHFHNNIISMILPILINVTYLLILKSYMMSIPEALYESARLDGAGDFTVYLRIALPLCKAGLATVGLFIALNYWNDWYNAMLFLDEGRRDLYPLQYFLNNILTKAQAINAAAARSGIPASDVPTEPMKLAMTVVATGPIVLLYPFLQKYFVKGVTIGAVKG
- a CDS encoding sugar ABC transporter permease; this encodes MKEKGHPLLRDLRQNRVKWLMLLPAAIVVILMCYIPMSGIVLAFKEYNYHDGVFGSPWVGFKNFQYFFQSGKAWTTTRNTILYNIAFLCVNTFLQIVCAVLLSELAGKKFKRFSQSVMFLPYFISWVVVGAFVYNLFNYEFGAVNSLLKSLGMMPADVYSNKGAWPFILVAASAFKNVGYGTVMYLASIVNIDEQLFEAADLDGATMWQKIWHITLPCIRPTIVILFLLAIGTIMKGDFQMFWQVTGNNPMVLEVTDVIDTYVTRSLLTLQEFGMTSAAGLYQSSISFVLVVLANKIVKKVEPDYALF